In Triticum aestivum cultivar Chinese Spring chromosome 5B, IWGSC CS RefSeq v2.1, whole genome shotgun sequence, the following proteins share a genomic window:
- the LOC123112848 gene encoding uncharacterized protein produces MPAPLGASWRRHASAAASSSTPRTFLLLVPVLILLVFVLSRAPDLTFSPATAATPRLAAQLRPFDCYASPQASPVLASLVEGVPRPFLYSLADLGSLPDRPHRNIARLLKGKRFRKPDISQTVQELLAGEVGRGSGGGVVVDVGANVGMAAFAAAVMGFRVVAFEPVFENLQRICDGVYLNRVQDQVVVYHAAASDRVGNITMHKVIGRLDNSAISATGAKLAFKSNEEVAVEVATIPLDEVISDAERVVLIKIDVQGWESHVLRGASKLLSRRRGEAPYLIYEEDERLLQASNSSAQEIRAFLGSVGYNQCTRHGTDAHCTKE; encoded by the exons ATGCCGGCGCCGCTCGGCGCCTCCTGGCGCCGGCATGCCtccgccgcggcgtcctcctccacTCCACGGACCTTCCTCTTGCTCGTCCCGGTTCTcatcctcctcgtcttcgtcctctccAGAGCCCCAGATCTCACCTTCTCCCCGGCCACTGCCGCCACGCCCCGCCTCGCCGCGCAGCTCCGCCCCTTCGACTGCTACGCCTCGCCGCAGGCCTCCCCGGTCTTGGCGAGCCTCGTGGAGGGCGTGCCCCGCCCCTTCCTCTACTCCCTCGCCGACCTGGGGTCGCTCCCCGACCGCCCGCACCGGAACATCGCCCGCCTCCTAAAGGGCAAGCGCTTCCGCAAGCCCGACATCTCCCAGACCGTCCAGGAGCTGCTCGCGGGGGAGGTagggaggggctccggcggcggggtggtggtggACGTCGGGGCCAATGTTGGGATGGCGGCCTTCGCGGCGGCCGTGATGGGGTTCCGGGTGGTGGCATTCGAGCCGGTCTTCGAGAACCTGCAGCGGATCTGCGACGGGGTTTACCTGAACCGGGTGCAGGACCAGGTGGTGGTGTATCATGCTGCAGCATCTGACCGAGTTGGGAACATCACAATGCATAAG GTGATTGGACGACTCGACAACAGTGCTATATCTGCAACTGGTGCGAAGTTAGCATTCAAATCTAATGAAGAAGTTGCTGTCGAGGTTGCTACAATCCCATTGGATGAAGTCATTTCAGATGCAGAGCGAGTGGTTCTGATCAAAATTGATGTTCAAGGTTGGGAATCTCATGTTCTGAGAGGTGCATCAAAGTTGCTCTCAAGGAGGAGAGGTGAAGCTCCCTACCTTATATACGAAGAGGACGAGCGCCTGCTGCAGGCGAGCAACAGCAGTGCACAAGAGATAAGGGCATTTCTTGGCAGTGTTGGTTACAATCAGTGTACGCGGCATGGGACGGATGCTCACTGTACAAAAGAATAG